The following is a genomic window from Bacillus sp. FJAT-52991.
AGAGTTTGAGCGTGTCTATATGATTGACTTAGTCGAAGGCGTGATTCCATCCTCTGATGACGACAAAAGAGGGGCAGAAGAGAAAATGGAAGAGGCGACTCGCTTGTTTTACGTCGGAATGACGCGAGCGAAACGCCATTTAGAGCTCATTCATTACCAAGTGCGTGATGGGAAAATGACAACAGAATCCCGATTTGTCACAGCAGTCAACCATATCGTGAATCCACCAGAGGAGAAAGCTTCTAAGGAAACACTTTCTTATTCGCCAAATACGATCCAAAGTAACCGGGATTTGGCAGTAGGGAAACGGGTGAAACATCGGGTGTTTGGAAATGGAGAAATCACTCAGCTTACTGAAGAGATGATCGAAATTCGTTTTCAAGAAGGGATTAAAAAGCTGGCTGTGAGGACCTGTTTAGATATGGGCTTATTAGAGAAAATTTAAATAAATAGATCAAAACCGCTCAAAGCGAAGAAGCTTTAGAGCGGTTTTGATTTTGGTGTCTTTTATTATATGTAGCGATAATAAAGTTATTTAATTTCGGAAAGCGAATAAGTGTATACATTTATTACTACTTATTCGTTGTATAAGTATAGGGAGGAAAAATGGTGAAAAAAGAAAATATACTAGCCTCCTATCTTATCAATTTAGGAGAGGAAGTGTTCAATCTATTACTAGCGAAAGGAGCCAAAAAAGAAGATGCTGAAGATATCATTCAAAACACTTTTTACAAAGTGTACACACTATTAGACGATCTAACAGAGAGCAATATACGTCCGTGGTTTTTTAGAGTCGCACTCAACGAATATATGGACTTAAAAAGAAAAAAGGAGCAGCGAAACATCTACTTAACCGAGGGGATTTATTCAAAGCTACAATATACAGACGGCGAATTTGATGCCATTTTGAATAAGGATGAGATTTGCGATTTATTAAAAGACATCAAACAGGACTACAAAGAAGCATTCTTTTTAAAGTATTACTATGATTTTTCATATGAAGAAATTGCGACTATTTTGGATATTAAAGTAAACAGTGTAAAGCAAAAATTATATCGTGCACGTAGATCTATTCACTCAAAAATAGGAGGAGAACATTAATGGACACTTCGTTAAAAGATGCTTTAAAAAAAGCTAAACGAAAACAATTACTAAAAATCGTCATTATTTCAACTATCGTTGTACTTATGCTAATACCGATCTTTTATAAAACTGGAAATTACTTTGCAGCGAAAAGTTCAACAAGACTTCACGAACAGCTCTTTTTACATAATGAAATTGCCGAACCTAATATTCAAATCGATTCTCAAGTTACGAGTAATACCTCCATGTTTGGTGGTAACATTGTGACGAATCGTTCTAAAAATATTAATGGCTATGTAGTGCAATGGAGTACACTCACGAGTTCGTATGATTGGCTTCGCATCCATATAGATGCCAACGAGTTAATGCCGGGATTTTATTGGTCTGATACGGAGTTCTATGAGTATGATAAACAAACAAAGAATAAAGTTGCGACATTTTATCATCCATCTATTCAAAAGTACTATGATGATGTACAAAATGAATTAGGGGAAATTTCACAAATGGAAAATTACGTGGCGGAAGTTGCAATTTCTTTCGATCAGCCTTATACATTACAAGAAATTCAAGCGGAAATTCCCGATAATTTAAATATTGTATGGTTGTATATGACCTCACCAATTGTAGATGAAAGTAAGGGACCTGCTGGTATGCCGGTTTATGGATTTGATCCATCTGATTCACCGAAAGAGGCATACAACAGCTTTATTGATGCACTTAAAAAATATGATGCAAATGGTGATGACGAAACAATCCAGAAATTTTTAAATTCAAATAAAAATAAACAGTTTGATGAGGTGAAAATTTCAGGGGTAATGCTGACGGGTCAAACACAAAACTTTAAAGCGTTAGAAAATCAAGATTTTATTCGCGGTGCCTCTGTAGGAGCTACTGCACCAATTGTTCCTTATATTAAACCAGAGAAATAATAAGCAAGGGGGCTGTCGCAGAAAGTCAGTTTTCACTGACTTTCTGCGACAGCCCCTTCTTACCTCTAGTCAAGTAGTTTTAGATGAATTTTATTTAGATAGATGAATTTGTTTCTGTAGGAAGGGGTACCCCTTCCTACAGAAACAAATTTGCGCATACCAAAAAGACCTAACGAAATTTCGTTTTTTTCGAAAGGTCAAATATGTTATAGTAGGACTAACCAATTACGAACAGGTTGAGGCTGTTTCGTAGTCATAAGTGATATGGTGTGTGATCAGGTGAAATGCCACTTTCAAAAACTTGTTCACACAGGCAATCGACGCAACTTTATGGGGCTTTCCTTGAGGTTGCGTTTTTAATTTGTCATAGTAATCCACCAAATGATTTCCACCGAATCGACGTAATGTAATCATGGTCTGAACCATATAAAACAAGATTTTTCGTAGCTTGTTGTTTCCTCGTTTATTGATCTTATCTTTGTAATAGGTATTTCCTGATTGATAACGCATCACATCAATACCAACATAGGCATTTAACTGCTTGTGGTTCTTGAAACGGCGAATATCCCCAAGCTCTCCAATCAGACGAACAGCTGTCGCTTCTCCGATACCGGGAAATGAAATCAGTACGTTGTATTCGGTTCTTTCCTTTGAGAGCTCGACCATTTGTTTCACAAGCCCTTCTTTCTTTTCTTTTAAATCAGAGATCCTTTTCGCATAGTCACGTACTTGTTCACAACGCACATCCTCTTTTGAAATGGCTGGATACGAATCTTTCGCAGCTTCTAGTAAAGCGAGTCCTTTCGCTTCTGCTCGCGAAAGAGATAGATTCTTCCTTGTATTTGCTTTTAGCCGATTACGAATGATGGTTTTGGAACAAGTGAGTACCTCATCTGGATGCGGATAGAGCTGCACAATATTGAGAAAAAGGGCCGAGCGTGTTGAAAATATGATTTCTAATTCTGGAAAACTGAGTTGTAGAATGGCATGCAGGCGACTGAAAAGATGAGTGATTTCACGATCTAGTTCATCATAATAACGTGTGAGTGATCGCATTTGTTTATAATAGCCTTCTTCTTGATAAGTAGCTGTACGCTCTACTTTAAAATGTGATTTTGCCAGTTCATGTGCATCGCTTTTGTCTGTTTTTTGTCGACGCATCGATGCCATTTGAAGATTCGCTTCAAGAGGGTTCACTCGATGGTAGATATAACCTTCTGTTTGGAAAAAGCGTTCTAATGATGCGGAATAAACACCTGTCGCTTCAAATACAATCTCTGGTGCTTGTCCATCCTGTTTTGTTAATGTTTGGAGTTTTTCGTTCAAAGCTTCAAATGAGGGTTTGGTATGAAGAATTTCTCCTTCAAATTCACATTGACGATATTGGTTATAAATCACCATCGTACTTTTCCCCATACTCACATCAAGAGCGACTACATGTTGCATATTCATTTCTCCTTCTTAGCCAATCATAGAAGTCTTCACAGGGCCTTATCGATTCCCTTTTCTTATACACGATCTCTACGGATCCAACATACTAAACTGATTCACATAAGGGTGTGAAGTTGGTCGGTTTTTGAAACGGACTCGATTTGGTCCCAGGGGCCGTTCGACCTTTCTTCACTTCTACTATAAAAAAATAGTAGCACAAACCTTGGCCTTGGTTTGTGCTACTAATGTTAGTATGTTTTTTTACTCGATTTTTGCTGAATTTCCGCCCCGTGCTAATAAGTAATAAATAAGCGAAAAATGTGTAGATTTGAAATAAAGTCACGATGTTTGTAAAAAAGATGCGATGTTTTGAATAAAGTTGCGACGCTTTTGCTCTAGATCACTTATCTAGAGCTTATTTTATTGAACTAACGGGGCAGGATAGTGGTGCGAAATGTTTCTAGCTCAAATTGAGGATGGTTACATTTCTCAGGTAAAGGCTAGACAGTTCCTTTCGGAACTGAAGGGTTATATCGAAGAATCAAATGAAGGAGTAACGCCCTGAAGGGTTCTCTCTTAATCGAATCGCACTGGATTTAGTAAGAATAATAGTGTTATAAGCTCGGTGAAAAGGTGTGAGAAATTACCGTACCAGTTCGGCTGACGAAAGCCTACTCGATGGAGTGGTGTAATTCATGGTGCTTGAGTTGAATGAATATGGTGATAAACCTACAAGAAAAGGTTAAGCTGACGAACTTCTAAATGTACGGGTCTATACTGATAAAAATATTCATCTTTGAACAATATTTTAAAGACTTAATTCAGTAACATGTAGTTCATTAAAATAGCACGTTCATTTCTTTAAGGACTACAGAAACAACTTTAATAACCTTCTATCAGTCAATTTGATAGAAGGTTATTATATTTCAACGAATAAAATTAAACAACTTTATTATCTCTACACAGGTGTTGGCTCTCCATTTTTTAAAGAACTTTATTGTTCGTAATCAATTCCTTCTTTTTTAAAATACCTAACCTATACTATACTGAAGCGGTAGTCGCCTATTGACTTGTTAATGTGATTATTTTTTCAACAATGAATAAAGGTTCATTGGCTCTAGTTCTTCTCCTGTTAAATCCCTTCCCCAATTCAACCCACATAACAACTCGTCTTTATGCATCCCTGGAACCCACTTTTTAAGAAAGTCTTGCAATGACATCGCAAGGATTTTATAATCTCTCCACTCATCTTCCTTACATTTATTGGCGAGTGTTTGACTGGCCCAAAACAACATTACATCCGTGTCTTCATCTTCATTAGAAATAGCATATGCCATTCCACCCCCAACACCATCAATAAGTCCATATACTATTTCAGTCGATTTTACTTCTTCAATGAATTGAGCAATTCTGGCTTCCCCAGTTTTATTCATCTCGTTGATCCATTTACTTAGTGAGGGAGATTCTAGTAGAAGTGCACCTGTTTCATGATTCCAATAATATATGGCACCCACTTGATATCCTTTGGCATACATATATCCAATTTTATTGTATGTTCCATTACCAGCAATCGCAATAAACCCTTTAGGAACCATTTCATCCAATTCTCGATTATTCCTTACAATATCATCCCATGTTTTTTTCACAAACGCTTTGTTCTTTATTGGATAAAACTACCATTCTCCAAAGGCGAATCTATTTTGAGTAAACAAAAGGTTCTTATAGTCTTCAGGAAGTTGGATTCCTAAAGTTTGTTCCGTTTGAAGAATTGCCTCTATTTTAACACCTGGTAAGCTCATTACTGTTAACCTCCGTCTATAAGTTATAATGTATTAAAGGATTAATGCATTATGGTAATGGTGGATATTTTCCCCATAATTCTACTGCCTAGTTATTTCAAATTTACTAATTAGTCTAATCAAGAAAGATACAGAGAGTAGAGAGGGTTTCCCAAATGAATAAGCACTAGAAATTTGTCCTCGTTTTATAATTTAAAGACTTACGCGCTCTCCATGTATTTTTAACCAAACCCGTACAGAACTTAGAACCATGCAACTTATTAAATGACAGACTACAGAAAAAGGGATTTTGTCATTTATACAAAATTATTGCTGGTTCTTCAGAAGATAATTAAGGTGAATTCTGTTGGATAATATTCATATGCTCCTTGAGCGGCACCATTCCGGTACACATTTTTCAGCCGGTCCGCCAGATCAAATGTAAGGCGCTGGGTAAAAAATTTGGTACACAATAAAAGGAGCAGAATATAGTAATCTGCCCCTTTTCCTAATTCTATTAAATATTTATTTATCTATCCATTCAATACCAATCTCTGCAAAAGAAATTTTACTTTCGTTAATACCTTCTATATA
Proteins encoded in this region:
- a CDS encoding IS110 family transposase, translated to MQHVVALDVSMGKSTMVIYNQYRQCEFEGEILHTKPSFEALNEKLQTLTKQDGQAPEIVFEATGVYSASLERFFQTEGYIYHRVNPLEANLQMASMRRQKTDKSDAHELAKSHFKVERTATYQEEGYYKQMRSLTRYYDELDREITHLFSRLHAILQLSFPELEIIFSTRSALFLNIVQLYPHPDEVLTCSKTIIRNRLKANTRKNLSLSRAEAKGLALLEAAKDSYPAISKEDVRCEQVRDYAKRISDLKEKKEGLVKQMVELSKERTEYNVLISFPGIGEATAVRLIGELGDIRRFKNHKQLNAYVGIDVMRYQSGNTYYKDKINKRGNNKLRKILFYMVQTMITLRRFGGNHLVDYYDKLKTQPQGKPHKVASIACVNKFLKVAFHLITHHITYDYETASTCS
- a CDS encoding DUF2750 domain-containing protein → MKKTWDDIVRNNRELDEMVPKGFIAIAGNGTYNKIGYMYAKGYQVGAIYYWNHETGALLLESPSLSKWINEMNKTGEARIAQFIEEVKSTEIVYGLIDGVGGGMAYAISNEDEDTDVMLFWASQTLANKCKEDEWRDYKILAMSLQDFLKKWVPGMHKDELLCGLNWGRDLTGEELEPMNLYSLLKK
- a CDS encoding RNA polymerase sigma factor; its protein translation is MKKENILASYLINLGEEVFNLLLAKGAKKEDAEDIIQNTFYKVYTLLDDLTESNIRPWFFRVALNEYMDLKRKKEQRNIYLTEGIYSKLQYTDGEFDAILNKDEICDLLKDIKQDYKEAFFLKYYYDFSYEEIATILDIKVNSVKQKLYRARRSIHSKIGGEH
- a CDS encoding sigma factor regulator N-terminal domain-containing protein — encoded protein: MDTSLKDALKKAKRKQLLKIVIISTIVVLMLIPIFYKTGNYFAAKSSTRLHEQLFLHNEIAEPNIQIDSQVTSNTSMFGGNIVTNRSKNINGYVVQWSTLTSSYDWLRIHIDANELMPGFYWSDTEFYEYDKQTKNKVATFYHPSIQKYYDDVQNELGEISQMENYVAEVAISFDQPYTLQEIQAEIPDNLNIVWLYMTSPIVDESKGPAGMPVYGFDPSDSPKEAYNSFIDALKKYDANGDDETIQKFLNSNKNKQFDEVKISGVMLTGQTQNFKALENQDFIRGASVGATAPIVPYIKPEK